A single window of Nocardia sp. NBC_01327 DNA harbors:
- a CDS encoding PucR family transcriptional regulator encodes MTTDEALRAGLTVSGKPMSGPLQDVGTVSQQLVGHFIDNVIPCGTLPGDVISGDVTSVTRVCLELAVSMLDGQDIPAKAGRLSEAAAGWSREGVPIETILHSIHEGFKFGMDLIASGATAQDYTNLMDGAKLVVELLDTISATVARAYVREHKAVVSEHHSAVHTLTSALLGGHPTSTMARECGIDIAAEYCVLALDIPEHPDERHPMLDGKVVARRKLRRLQAELATRCGETALALLSVDGGTILVPATAPIADRLDELLAHLSAAARIPVTATVVIASPVDVPSAADRAHELLDMVQRLECVAGLYRFADMALEYQLTRPGPGRESLGALLDPLDAHPELLHTLRCHISTNLNRQRTARQMHIHTNTVDYRIKRICQLTGFDPTATSGLWQLRAALIARTFGDHTDTHRSA; translated from the coding sequence ATGACAACCGACGAAGCGCTTCGAGCGGGCCTGACGGTTTCCGGTAAGCCGATGTCCGGCCCGCTGCAAGACGTCGGGACCGTATCTCAGCAGCTGGTAGGACATTTCATCGACAATGTGATCCCGTGCGGGACCCTGCCCGGTGATGTCATCTCCGGTGACGTCACCAGTGTCACCCGGGTCTGTCTGGAATTGGCCGTGAGCATGCTCGACGGTCAGGACATTCCGGCGAAGGCCGGGCGGCTGTCGGAGGCCGCGGCCGGATGGTCGCGTGAGGGGGTGCCGATCGAAACGATCCTGCACTCCATTCACGAGGGGTTCAAATTCGGCATGGACCTCATCGCCTCCGGTGCGACGGCCCAGGATTACACCAATCTGATGGACGGCGCGAAGCTGGTGGTGGAGCTGCTGGACACCATCAGCGCGACAGTCGCCCGCGCCTACGTGCGCGAACACAAGGCGGTGGTCAGCGAGCACCACAGCGCGGTGCACACTCTCACCTCCGCGCTGCTCGGCGGGCACCCCACCTCGACGATGGCCCGCGAATGCGGTATCGACATCGCCGCCGAGTATTGCGTTCTGGCACTGGATATTCCGGAGCATCCCGATGAGCGCCACCCCATGCTCGACGGCAAGGTGGTCGCCCGCCGCAAACTGCGCCGCCTGCAAGCTGAACTGGCCACCCGCTGCGGCGAAACCGCGCTGGCATTGCTGAGCGTGGACGGCGGGACAATTCTCGTCCCCGCGACTGCGCCGATCGCGGATCGACTGGACGAATTGCTCGCCCATTTGTCGGCAGCAGCACGAATTCCCGTCACCGCCACAGTGGTAATTGCCTCCCCGGTCGATGTGCCCTCCGCCGCCGACCGCGCACACGAACTACTGGATATGGTCCAACGCCTGGAATGCGTAGCCGGCCTGTACCGCTTCGCCGACATGGCACTGGAATATCAACTGACCCGCCCCGGCCCAGGCCGAGAATCCCTAGGCGCACTCCTGGACCCCCTCGACGCCCACCCCGAACTACTACACACCCTCCGCTGCCACATAAGCACCAACCTCAACCGCCAACGCACCGCCCGCCAAATGCACATCCACACCAACACCGTCGACTACCGAATCAAACGCATCTGCCAACTAACAGGTTTCGACCCCACCGCCACCTCCGGCCTCTGGCAACTCCGCGCCGCCCTAATAGCCCGCACCTTCGGCGACCACACCGACACCCACCGAAGCGCATAA
- a CDS encoding TetR/AcrR family transcriptional regulator: protein MPPKARQRRRPTQERSRATREHILDTAARLFGERGIADTSTNRIAAEADVSIGTVYRYFSDRGVMVDELLARLLEQLERRFTQWLSGLSQQSNPQEPLSTTRVITEVLDVFAEELVVNAKLVRALVAGVQFYNSGLPEFETRLHLLMKVLLIQILGPGDDHQYDVMTFVLVNTGFAGVLRASALEVDSQERQEAVAMTAQMMATWIESETGRR from the coding sequence ATGCCGCCGAAAGCACGACAGCGTCGTCGTCCGACCCAGGAGCGTTCGCGGGCCACCAGAGAGCACATCCTGGACACCGCGGCGCGATTGTTCGGTGAGCGCGGAATCGCCGATACCTCGACGAACCGCATCGCGGCGGAGGCGGATGTCAGCATCGGCACGGTGTATCGGTATTTCTCCGATCGCGGCGTGATGGTGGACGAATTGCTCGCGCGGCTGCTCGAGCAGCTCGAGCGGCGCTTCACACAGTGGTTGTCCGGTCTTTCGCAGCAATCGAATCCGCAAGAGCCGCTGTCGACGACGCGGGTGATCACCGAGGTCTTGGACGTATTCGCCGAAGAACTGGTCGTCAATGCGAAATTGGTGCGTGCGCTCGTCGCGGGAGTGCAGTTCTACAACAGTGGTCTCCCCGAGTTCGAGACGCGGCTGCACCTGCTGATGAAGGTGCTGTTGATACAGATCCTCGGCCCGGGTGACGATCACCAATACGACGTGATGACATTCGTTCTGGTCAATACCGGATTCGCGGGGGTATTGCGCGCATCTGCCCTGGAGGTCGACAGTCAGGAACGTCAGGAGGCTGTGGCCATGACCGCGCAGATGATGGCCACCTGGATCGAGTCCGAGACCGGCCGGCGTTAG
- a CDS encoding ABC1 kinase family protein: MADRVSKGRLTRGSQLGRLAAGQAVRGVGTRLSMIGQPEEARRILAERSSLQAAQQLVTVLGGMKGAAMKLGQMLSVLDVDLVPESHRELFRGKLAELRDRAPVVSFTAMRKVIEDDLGPLSRVFAEFDETPIAAASIGQVYRARLHDGRAVAVKAKYPRVDEAVQADLRNLEFFSKLWKSALPSAADAGVLDEIARNISGELDYVREARTQHRVALRYRGHPFIVVPDSIEEYCAPHVLVTEFLEAESFDRIQALPDADRNRIGELIYRFYICSLFTDYEFCGDPHPGNILLDASGRLGFVDFGLYNQMDRAHVDFERTALRAAGEHRADDLYQLWVRRGIIDPEAGVTAQECLEYVWAAAGWHLLDEEIAITPELATGAVILAVNPRSVEFRGMRKQLLPPEHVFSRRADLFTFAALGQLRTTGNWHRIAREWLYDEPPATDIGRAIAQWQAARRM; this comes from the coding sequence ATGGCCGATCGGGTGTCCAAAGGGCGACTGACACGCGGAAGTCAACTGGGCCGTCTGGCCGCGGGGCAGGCCGTGCGCGGGGTCGGGACCAGGTTGTCGATGATCGGACAGCCCGAGGAGGCCCGGCGGATTCTCGCCGAACGATCCTCTCTGCAGGCCGCACAGCAATTGGTCACGGTGCTGGGCGGTATGAAGGGCGCGGCGATGAAACTGGGGCAGATGCTCTCGGTGCTCGACGTCGACCTGGTTCCGGAATCGCATCGTGAATTGTTCCGCGGCAAGCTCGCCGAACTGCGCGATCGTGCGCCCGTGGTGTCCTTCACGGCAATGCGGAAGGTCATCGAGGACGATCTGGGCCCATTGTCGCGAGTTTTCGCCGAATTCGACGAGACTCCGATTGCGGCCGCTTCGATCGGCCAGGTCTATCGGGCGAGATTGCACGATGGGCGCGCGGTCGCGGTGAAGGCGAAGTACCCCCGGGTGGACGAGGCCGTGCAGGCGGACCTGCGCAATCTGGAATTCTTCAGCAAGCTCTGGAAATCCGCGCTGCCCAGCGCGGCCGATGCCGGTGTACTCGATGAGATCGCTCGCAATATCAGCGGCGAACTCGATTACGTACGCGAGGCCCGCACCCAGCATCGAGTGGCATTGCGCTACCGCGGTCATCCCTTCATCGTGGTGCCTGACAGCATCGAAGAGTACTGTGCGCCACACGTTCTGGTGACGGAGTTCCTCGAGGCGGAATCCTTCGACCGGATCCAGGCGCTGCCCGACGCCGACCGGAATCGGATCGGCGAGCTCATCTACCGCTTCTACATCTGCTCACTGTTCACTGACTACGAATTCTGCGGCGATCCGCATCCCGGCAATATCCTGCTCGATGCCAGCGGCCGCCTCGGATTCGTGGATTTCGGGCTCTACAACCAGATGGATCGCGCACACGTCGATTTCGAGCGCACCGCCCTGCGGGCCGCCGGTGAACACCGCGCCGACGATCTGTACCAGCTGTGGGTGCGACGCGGCATCATCGATCCGGAGGCGGGCGTCACCGCGCAGGAATGCCTCGAATACGTCTGGGCCGCAGCGGGTTGGCATCTGCTCGACGAGGAGATTGCCATCACCCCCGAGCTCGCCACCGGTGCGGTGATTCTGGCAGTCAACCCCCGATCCGTCGAATTCCGGGGCATGCGTAAGCAATTGCTGCCGCCCGAGCACGTCTTCTCACGACGCGCGGACCTGTTCACCTTCGCCGCGCTCGGCCAGCTGCGCACCACCGGCAACTGGCATCGAATCGCGCGCGAATGGCTCTACGACGAACCCCCGGCCACCGACATCGGGCGCGCGATCGCCCAGTGGCAGGCCGCGCGCCGAATGTGA
- a CDS encoding YdcF family protein — MRDFPFARLIPRFPLAALTAVLTFGILAFSAPTTHADQPFPHGPDTAIVILGFGLQPDGTLRPELIDRLRAGYVEAFVSAASPVIVTGGNPQSGITEAQAMADWLISHGLPPQRIHLEPSARSTVENAEYSAQVMTELGTHNAILITSAYHMPRALASFTAAGVSVTSTYSPDELWNLLTFGPKP, encoded by the coding sequence GTGCGCGACTTTCCTTTCGCCCGCCTCATCCCCCGTTTCCCACTAGCGGCACTGACCGCGGTCCTCACATTCGGCATCCTTGCATTCAGCGCCCCAACCACCCACGCCGACCAGCCGTTCCCACACGGCCCGGACACCGCGATCGTCATCCTCGGCTTCGGCCTGCAGCCCGACGGCACCCTCCGCCCGGAACTCATCGACCGCTTACGCGCCGGCTACGTCGAAGCCTTCGTCTCAGCGGCATCACCGGTCATTGTCACCGGCGGCAACCCCCAATCCGGCATCACCGAGGCCCAGGCAATGGCCGATTGGCTTATCTCCCATGGCCTTCCACCCCAGCGCATCCACCTCGAACCCTCCGCCCGCTCCACAGTCGAGAACGCCGAATACTCCGCCCAGGTCATGACCGAACTCGGCACCCACAACGCCATCCTGATCACCTCGGCCTACCACATGCCCAGAGCCTTAGCCTCTTTCACCGCCGCCGGTGTATCAGTCACCAGCACCTACTCCCCGGACGAGCTATGGAACCTACTAACCTTCGGCCCGAAGCCATAG
- a CDS encoding HNH endonuclease signature motif containing protein, with product MESREETAIATGAQALVAAVDSLTTLSLIPLPDTDIVALMQQIETSTRRLASVQRDLIVQACARSLPTKNGSGSPALYLQAVLHISHGDAINRWRTAEDLAVWHRVGDEPDAAPVLPCSAQALDDGAISLDHVRVIRQVMNRLPSKIPAEARAYAEEELARQARALDPTHLPRIGERILGYLDPDGKLTDDDDRQRLRSASASPQRYDLMSTLTVELTPDARGAFDAVMAKLARPGMCNPADKESPWAEDEDNPIPRDVLEACAARDERTKVQRQHDALLAVLHPDFNPAKLGSHRGLPVSTILTMSIDDVERVAGVATTATGGTVPVPEALKLVARRSKTFVLVKNKDGMPLHLGEARLANPAQRLALIATERGCTRPGCSAPASMAAVHHVTEFCKGGRTDIENLTLACDHCHALVKGGPRGWKTIKLGADSDFPGRTAWIAPAHVDPSGTPQVNHLHHPAELMSEAPPSLRPGRVCRAWGLSPVRYRVLRRVAPPPPRQ from the coding sequence ATGGAATCAAGGGAAGAAACCGCAATCGCGACCGGTGCGCAAGCACTGGTCGCGGCGGTCGATTCCCTCACCACCCTGTCGTTGATTCCGTTGCCCGACACCGACATTGTCGCGTTGATGCAGCAGATCGAAACCAGCACCCGCCGGTTGGCGTCGGTGCAGCGGGACCTGATCGTGCAAGCCTGTGCCCGGTCGTTGCCTACCAAGAACGGGTCCGGGAGCCCGGCACTGTATTTGCAAGCGGTGCTGCATATCTCGCACGGGGATGCGATCAACCGGTGGCGCACCGCCGAAGACCTCGCCGTCTGGCATCGCGTCGGTGACGAACCCGACGCGGCCCCGGTACTGCCGTGTTCCGCCCAGGCTTTGGACGACGGTGCGATCTCCCTCGATCATGTGCGGGTGATCCGGCAGGTGATGAACCGGCTGCCCAGCAAAATCCCGGCCGAGGCCCGTGCGTACGCCGAAGAAGAACTGGCCCGGCAGGCGCGTGCTCTGGATCCGACGCATCTGCCGCGGATCGGGGAGCGGATCCTGGGTTACCTCGACCCCGACGGCAAACTCACCGATGACGATGACCGCCAACGGTTGCGCAGCGCGAGTGCGAGTCCGCAACGGTACGACCTGATGTCCACCCTCACCGTCGAACTCACCCCTGATGCGCGTGGGGCCTTCGATGCGGTCATGGCCAAGCTCGCGCGTCCGGGGATGTGCAACCCCGCCGACAAGGAAAGCCCGTGGGCCGAGGACGAGGACAACCCGATCCCCCGGGACGTACTCGAAGCCTGCGCCGCCCGCGACGAACGCACCAAGGTCCAACGCCAGCACGATGCGTTGCTGGCGGTGCTGCACCCGGACTTCAACCCCGCCAAGCTCGGCTCGCACCGCGGGCTGCCCGTCTCGACGATCCTCACCATGAGCATCGATGACGTGGAACGCGTCGCCGGGGTGGCTACCACCGCGACCGGTGGCACGGTGCCTGTTCCCGAGGCGTTGAAGTTGGTGGCCCGCCGGTCCAAGACGTTCGTGTTGGTGAAGAACAAGGACGGCATGCCGTTGCACCTGGGCGAAGCGCGCCTGGCGAATCCGGCACAACGGTTGGCGTTGATCGCCACCGAGCGCGGCTGCACCCGCCCGGGTTGCTCTGCTCCGGCGAGTATGGCGGCGGTGCATCATGTGACCGAGTTCTGCAAGGGTGGGCGCACCGATATCGAGAACCTGACATTGGCGTGCGATCACTGCCATGCCTTGGTCAAGGGCGGCCCGCGCGGGTGGAAGACGATCAAACTCGGTGCGGATTCGGACTTCCCGGGTCGTACGGCGTGGATCGCGCCCGCGCATGTGGATCCGAGTGGGACTCCGCAGGTCAATCATCTGCATCACCCGGCCGAGTTGATGTCGGAGGCTCCGCCGTCGCTGCGGCCTGGCCGGGTGTGTCGTGCCTGGGGGTTGTCCCCGGTGCGGTACCGGGTGCTGCGCCGGGTCGCCCCACCGCCACCGCGACAATAG
- a CDS encoding esterase/lipase family protein — protein MTGVSLLAVGFAGTSAEAAPDAAPTEQQLGDYIAAGLKQAGPVAGVGTGSACTSGSGAGSGNGSGDCFGGSGSSSGLSGGYSSDTQGYGPAMTSWTAAFGYGLANPDAAPPETNDWNCKPSAEHPRPVVLVHGTWMNAYNGFAFMSKPITDAGFCTFTFNYGRSNIAQGGGLGSVLPGIMGTGYIQDSAKQLATFVDRVLAATGAPKVDIVAHSQGGPMAGWYTKFEGGGPKVQHMITYGATNHGTSLDGIGALGRAVNNFGIDVLGFVELFVGHAGIQQTIGSDFVNQLNANGDTVPGIDYTVVGTRYDEVTNPYDLTFLKAGPGAHVDNILLQDGCEQDVSDHLTIMYSPRALSIALRALDPAQHPDLQCTFNPWVIGGGGSL, from the coding sequence ATGACGGGGGTCTCGCTGCTGGCGGTCGGATTCGCCGGAACGAGCGCCGAGGCCGCACCGGATGCGGCGCCGACCGAACAGCAGTTGGGTGACTACATCGCGGCGGGACTGAAGCAGGCGGGACCGGTGGCCGGGGTAGGCACCGGGTCGGCGTGCACCTCCGGCAGTGGCGCGGGATCGGGCAACGGTTCCGGTGACTGCTTCGGCGGATCAGGGTCCAGCTCCGGGCTGTCGGGCGGATATTCCTCCGACACACAGGGTTACGGCCCGGCCATGACCTCATGGACGGCGGCATTCGGGTACGGCCTGGCCAATCCCGATGCCGCACCCCCGGAAACCAACGACTGGAATTGCAAACCCAGCGCCGAGCACCCGCGCCCGGTGGTCCTGGTCCACGGCACCTGGATGAACGCCTACAACGGTTTCGCGTTTATGAGCAAGCCGATCACCGACGCCGGATTCTGCACCTTCACCTTCAACTACGGCCGGTCCAATATCGCCCAGGGCGGCGGGCTCGGCTCGGTGCTGCCGGGCATCATGGGCACCGGCTACATCCAGGATTCGGCAAAACAGCTGGCCACCTTCGTGGATCGGGTGCTGGCGGCGACCGGCGCCCCGAAGGTCGATATCGTCGCGCATTCGCAAGGCGGTCCGATGGCCGGCTGGTACACCAAGTTCGAGGGCGGCGGCCCGAAGGTGCAGCATATGATCACCTACGGCGCCACCAACCACGGCACCTCGCTCGACGGTATCGGCGCATTGGGCCGGGCGGTCAACAACTTCGGCATCGATGTCCTCGGTTTCGTCGAGTTGTTCGTGGGCCACGCGGGAATCCAGCAGACCATCGGCTCGGATTTCGTCAACCAGCTCAATGCCAACGGTGACACGGTGCCCGGCATCGACTACACCGTGGTCGGCACCCGCTACGACGAGGTCACCAACCCTTACGATCTGACCTTCCTCAAGGCCGGTCCGGGTGCGCACGTCGATAACATCCTGCTGCAGGACGGTTGCGAACAAGACGTGTCCGACCACCTGACGATCATGTATTCACCCCGCGCGCTGTCCATCGCGCTGCGGGCACTGGATCCGGCACAACATCCGGACCTGCAGTGCACATTCAACCCCTGGGTCATCGGCGGCGGCGGATCGCTCTGA
- a CDS encoding FAD-dependent oxidoreductase encodes MSSPRIVVAGLGDTGLLTAIHLSKYGRVVGISSKPGLVSGQELGMRLSRPGEWARDYWVPFDRYQRLDPVRTVHGTLTRLDLAAQQVHLTGPDGAGAIEPYDVLVIATGVTNGFWRRPDLQTSDQVAAAITADHERLAAADSVIVLGGGAAAVSGALNVATTWPEKRVDLYFPGERALSHHHGRVWSTLSKRLERLGVGLHPHHRAVVPDGFGCDEITSGTVEWSTGQSASSAAAVLWTVGRVTPNTTWLPDELLDENGFVVVDEYLRVPGAPGLYAIGDVAATDPLRTSARSRADGLLAHNIRADLAGGTPKPFEPAARRWGSVVGTQRNSLEVFSPGGQGFRIPAWSLLQPLIVRRGIYGGVRRPVN; translated from the coding sequence GTGAGCAGCCCTCGCATTGTGGTCGCGGGTCTCGGCGACACCGGTCTGCTGACCGCCATACACCTCTCGAAATATGGCCGCGTGGTTGGTATTTCGAGCAAACCGGGACTGGTCAGCGGTCAGGAGCTCGGTATGCGCCTGTCCCGCCCGGGCGAGTGGGCCCGCGATTACTGGGTGCCCTTCGATCGCTATCAGCGGCTCGACCCGGTGCGCACCGTGCACGGCACGTTGACACGGTTGGACCTCGCGGCACAGCAGGTCCATCTCACCGGCCCCGACGGCGCCGGCGCTATCGAGCCGTACGACGTGCTCGTGATCGCTACCGGCGTGACGAACGGCTTCTGGCGGCGGCCGGATCTGCAGACCAGCGACCAGGTCGCCGCCGCCATCACCGCGGATCACGAACGTCTCGCAGCCGCCGACTCGGTCATTGTGCTCGGCGGCGGGGCCGCTGCGGTGAGCGGCGCACTCAATGTGGCAACCACCTGGCCGGAGAAGCGGGTGGACCTGTATTTCCCTGGTGAGCGCGCGCTTTCGCACCACCACGGCAGGGTGTGGAGCACGCTGAGCAAGCGGCTCGAACGGTTGGGTGTCGGGTTGCACCCACACCATCGCGCGGTGGTGCCGGACGGATTCGGCTGCGACGAGATCACCAGCGGAACCGTCGAATGGAGCACCGGGCAATCGGCGAGCAGTGCCGCTGCCGTGCTCTGGACGGTCGGCCGGGTCACTCCGAATACGACATGGCTGCCGGACGAGCTGCTCGACGAAAACGGTTTCGTCGTGGTGGACGAGTACCTCCGGGTCCCCGGTGCGCCCGGTCTGTACGCGATCGGAGACGTCGCGGCGACCGACCCGCTGCGCACATCGGCCCGAAGCCGCGCCGACGGCCTACTGGCACACAATATTCGGGCCGATCTGGCGGGCGGAACACCGAAGCCGTTCGAACCGGCAGCCCGGCGCTGGGGTTCGGTGGTGGGCACCCAGCGCAATAGCCTGGAGGTGTTCAGCCCGGGCGGTCAGGGCTTCCGAATCCCGGCGTGGTCGCTGCTGCAACCGCTCATCGTGCGGCGCGGCATCTACGGCGGGGTCAGAAGGCCGGTCAACTGA
- a CDS encoding phospholipase D-like domain-containing protein, which yields MSDEHRILTPGETCWQIAQADRLACIVDAADYFRHAKSAMLQARKRIVLIGWDFDTRIKFEPQHKTLEGPDRLGKFLSWLPKQRPDLEIYLLKWNIGAFAAIGRGMTPIFVANWMTDRRLHFEMDAAHPIGSAHHQKIVVIDDALAFCGGIDMTVDRWDTGDHRDDNHYRTEPNGNRYGPWHDATTAVDGDAAKAIGELARARWKAATGQELQAVDEIAGDIPWPEGLEPTMCSVDVGIARTLPALADRTEVREIEALYLAAIAGAERSLYIESQYLASRHLAEAIAARLREPNGPEIVLVLPRHADGWLEQQAMDGARRRLLHLLWQADTQNRLGVYYPVTEAGAPIYVHAKVLVMDDRLLRVGSSNLNNRSMGFDSECDLVVEVTPDTADGELLRDTILGIRRQLICEHLGAEPAKFEATLAETSSLRGTVEALRGSGRTLVRFEPETVEDEDSPLAENELMDPERTPPSLWDNPLLSWGLRRLKATGPDPLS from the coding sequence ATGAGCGACGAGCACCGAATCCTCACCCCCGGCGAGACCTGCTGGCAGATCGCGCAGGCCGATCGCCTGGCGTGCATTGTCGATGCGGCCGACTATTTCCGGCACGCCAAATCCGCGATGCTGCAGGCACGCAAGCGCATTGTGCTGATCGGCTGGGATTTCGACACCCGGATCAAGTTCGAACCGCAGCACAAAACCCTCGAGGGACCGGATCGGCTGGGCAAGTTCCTGTCCTGGCTGCCGAAGCAGCGCCCGGATCTCGAGATCTACCTGCTGAAATGGAATATCGGCGCGTTCGCGGCGATCGGCCGCGGGATGACGCCGATCTTCGTCGCCAATTGGATGACCGATCGGCGGTTGCACTTCGAAATGGACGCCGCGCATCCGATCGGTTCGGCACATCATCAGAAGATCGTGGTGATCGACGACGCGCTGGCGTTCTGTGGCGGCATCGATATGACCGTCGACCGCTGGGACACCGGCGACCACCGGGACGACAATCACTACCGGACCGAGCCGAACGGCAATCGGTACGGACCGTGGCACGATGCGACCACCGCCGTCGACGGTGACGCGGCGAAGGCGATCGGCGAATTGGCCCGGGCCAGATGGAAAGCCGCCACGGGACAGGAACTCCAGGCGGTCGACGAGATCGCCGGGGACATCCCGTGGCCGGAGGGCCTCGAGCCGACAATGTGTTCCGTCGATGTCGGCATCGCGCGGACCCTGCCCGCGCTCGCGGACCGCACCGAAGTCCGGGAGATCGAGGCGCTGTATCTCGCGGCGATCGCGGGCGCCGAGCGGTCGCTGTACATCGAGAGCCAGTATCTGGCCTCCCGCCACCTCGCCGAGGCGATCGCCGCGCGGCTGCGCGAGCCGAACGGTCCGGAGATCGTGCTGGTACTGCCCCGGCACGCCGACGGCTGGCTCGAACAGCAGGCGATGGACGGGGCCCGCCGGCGCCTACTGCATCTGCTGTGGCAGGCCGACACCCAAAACCGGCTCGGCGTCTACTATCCCGTCACCGAGGCCGGTGCGCCGATCTATGTGCACGCGAAGGTGCTGGTGATGGACGATCGGCTGCTGCGGGTCGGCTCGTCGAACCTCAATAACCGTTCGATGGGATTCGACTCCGAATGCGATCTGGTCGTCGAGGTCACCCCCGACACCGCCGACGGTGAGCTGTTGCGCGACACCATTCTCGGTATCCGGCGGCAGCTGATCTGCGAACATCTCGGCGCCGAACCCGCGAAGTTCGAGGCCACCCTCGCCGAGACGTCATCGCTGCGCGGGACCGTCGAGGCCCTGCGCGGTAGCGGCCGGACCCTGGTGCGGTTCGAGCCGGAGACGGTCGAGGACGAGGACAGTCCGCTGGCGGAGAACGAACTGATGGATCCCGAGCGCACCCCACCGAGTTTGTGGGACAACCCATTACTGAGCTGGGGTCTGCGTCGCCTGAAGGCCACCGGGCCGGACCCGCTCAGTTGA